In Citrus sinensis cultivar Valencia sweet orange chromosome 4, DVS_A1.0, whole genome shotgun sequence, one DNA window encodes the following:
- the LOC102609311 gene encoding basic leucine zipper 24, which produces MRQNMDDGEVELSDHALLLNQEFSGNFHNSASVDSFLDEFLKNTKTCTHTHTCNPPGPDAAHTHTCYHTHTQVIASEEDNHSNSKENSVSKPRRSSGNREAVRKYREKKKAHTAYLEEEVKKLHTLNQQLVRKLQGQAILEAEFLRLRSLLADFRGKIDDELGVFPYQKQCNGVAILKEGDCGLQSNGEAVGLGCQAKLPCFHPQAGSSSHAGTDGSEKMLSSTEGNCQPAVIDCQASTYDVVSAEGRTLDAVEALVSPSSQAELAD; this is translated from the coding sequence ATGAGACAAAACATGGATGATGGAGAGGTGGAGCTTTCAGATCATGCTCTGTTGTTAAATCAGGAGTTCTCTGGCAATTTTCATAATTCGGCATCTGTAGACTCATTTCTTGATGAATTTTTGAAGAACACAAAAACATGCACCCACACTCACACTTGCAATCCTCCTGGGCCAGATGCGGCACATACGCATACATGCTACCACACACACACCCAAGTTATTGCATCAGAAGAAGATAATCACTCGAATAGCAAAGAAAATTCTGTTTCGAAACCAAGGAGGTCATCGGGTAACAGAGAAGCAGTTCGGAAGTATAGGGAGAAAAAGAAGGCACACACAGCTTATTTAGAAGAGGAAGTCAAGAAATTGCATACATTGAACCAACAACTGGTTAGGAAATTACAGGGGCAAGCGATTCTTGAGGCAGAGTTCTTGAGGCTTAGAAGCCTTTTGGCGGACTTTAGAGGAAagattgatgatgagttgGGTGTTTTTCCATACCAAAAGCAGTGTAATGGTGTTGCTATTTTGAAGGAAGGTGATTGTGGCTTGCAGTCTAATGGTGAGGCAGTTGGCCTAGGGTGTCAGGCCAAGCTTCCGTGCTTCCATCCACAAGCAGGGTCATCATCGCATGCTGGAACTGATGGAAGTGAAAAAATGTTGTCATCAACGGAAGGAAATTGCCAGCCTGCAGTTATAGATTGTCAAGCAAGCACATACGATGTTGTGAGTGCTGAAGGACGGACCTTGGATGCAGTTGAAGCCTTGGTGTCACCTTCATCTCAAGCGGAATTAGCAGACTGA
- the LOC102608928 gene encoding putative disease resistance RPP13-like protein 1 — protein sequence MPVAEVFLSAFLQVLFDRLASPELLNVATRWKIDAELKNLTLLASKINVVLRDAEEKQVKDMAVRMWLDELRDVADDAEDVLDEFSTEILRCRLEAERQENRNPLNGMFSHLNVFFNLQLACKIKSVTERLGDIVKQKAELGLRDDTLERPIGLFRRIPTTSLVDDRIYGREEDADKLIDFLLKDVEATDDGMCVIPLVGMGGVGKTTLAQVVYKDEKVNDHFELKAWAFVSDEFDLVKVTKAILESLGESCGHITQLEPLQSALKRKLTLKRYLLVLDDLWGENYNEWEVLQLPFRGGAHGSKIIVTTRSENVAQIVGTVPVFHLQELSDNDCWSLFAQHAFSKLNPEARPSLESIGKEIAKKCKGLPLAAKALGGLLRSKSNVDEWQHILNSEVWELPDEKTGILPGLALSYHHLPSHLKPCFAYCAIFPKGYEFEANDLVRLWMAEGLMYEPRRNMQNEDVGSHYFHDLLSRSLFQRSSRNISRFIMHDLINDLAQFAAGERCLRLEDNSQHKNHAKARHLSYIRQRRDAFMRFEAFRSHKYLRTFLPLDGGFGICRITKKVTHDLLKNFSRLRVLSLSHYEIVELPDLIGDLKHLRYLDLSNTSIKSLPESIAALYNLQTLILYSCRYLIQLPKHMGDLFNLRFLDIRGCNLQQLPPHMGGLKNLRTLPSFLVSKDGGCGIRELKDLSKLKGDLSIIGLENVDKDTDAEDANLKDKKYLNKLELQWSSGHDGMIDEDVLEALQPHWNLKELSIKQYSGAKFPRWTGDPSYSNLVFLSLINCRNCTYLPPLGQLPSLKNLIIEGMDAISRVGPEFYADSWLSIKSFQSLEALKFKDLPVWEEWISPDVGEFPHLHELCIENCPKFSKEIPRSLVSLKTLEILNCRELSWIPCLPQIQNLILEECGQVILESIVDLTSLVKLRLYKILSLRCLASEFFHRLTVLHDLQLVNCDELLVLSNQFGLLRNSSLRRLAIWKCSISLLWPEEGHALPDLLECLEIGHCDNLHKLPDGLHSLKSLNTLKIINCPSLAALPEIDASSSLRYLQIQQCEALRSLPAGLTCNKNLSLEFFELDGCSSLISFPDDLWMFT from the exons ATGCCAGTGGCTGAGGTTTTTCTTTCTGCTTTCCTTCAAGTATTATTTGACAGGTTGGCTTCTCCTGAGCTGCTGAACGTTGCTACCCGATGGAAAATTGATGCAGAACTGAAAAACTTAACATTACTGGcttcaaaaataaatgtagtGCTTAGAGATGCAGAGGAGAAGCAGGTCAAAGACATGGCAGTCAGAATGTGGCTGGACGAGCTACGGGATGTGGCTGATGATGCTGAAGACGTGCTGGATGAATTTTCCACTGAAATACTGCGGTGCAGATTGGAAGCGGAAAGGCAAGAGAACAGAAACCCGTTGAACGGTATGTTCAGCCACTTGAATGTTTTCTTTAACTTGCAGTTGGCCTGTAAGATAAAGAGTGTAACTGAAAGATTGGGAGATATTGTGAAACAAAAGGCAGAGCTTGGTTTGAGAGATGATACCCTCGAGAGGCCTATAGGCCTTTTCCGAAGGATACCCACAACTTCTCTGGTGGATGATCGCATTTATGGTAGGGAAGAAGATGCCGACAAATTGATTGATTTCTTGCTAAAGGATGTTGAAGCCACTGATGACGGAATGTGTGTGATACCCTTAGTCGGCATGGGCGGTGTCGGCAAGACAACCTTGGCTCAGGTTGTGTATAAGGATGAAAAGGTGAATGACCACTTTGAACTCAAGGCATGGGCGTTTGTCTCAGATGAATTTGATTTGGTTAAGGTAACAAAGGCGATCCTTGAGTCGTTGGGTGAGTCTTGTGGCCATATCACACAGCTTGAACCACTTCAAAGTGCTCTGAAGAGGAAGCTGACCCTAAAAAGGTATCTACTTGTTCTGGACGATTTATGGGGTGAGAATTACAATGAATGGGAAGTGCTGCAGCTTCCATTTAGAGGAGGAGCGCATGGAAGCAAGATCATCGTCACAACCCGTAGCGAAAATGTTGCTCAAATTGTGGGCACTGTTCCTGTTTTTCATCTGCAAGAATTGTCAGACAACGACTGCTGGTCGTTGTTTGCGCAACATGCATTTTCTAAACTGAATCCTGAAGCGCGTCCAAGCTTGGAGAGTATAGGCAAGGAAATAGCAAAGAAATGTAAAGGTTTACCCTTGGCAGCAAAGGCACTGGGGGGTTTATTACGCTCTAAATCCAACGTTGATGAGTGGCAACATATTCTGAACAGTGAAGTATGGGAATTACCAGATGAGAAAACTGGGATTCTTCCAGGACTAGCTTTGAGCTATCATCATCTCCCTTCTCATTTGAAGCCCTGCTTTGCCTATTGTGCAATTTTCCCCAAGGGCTATGAATTTGAGGCGAATGATCTAGTCCGTTTATGGATGGCAGAAGGTCTCATGTACGAACCAAGAAGAAACATGCAGAACGAAGATGTTGGTAGCCATTATTTCCATGATTTACTTTCAAGGTCACTCTTCCAACGTTCTAGTAGGAATATTTCTCGATTCATAATGCACGACCTCATTAATGATTTGGCTCAGTTTGCTGCTGGGGAAAGATGTCTTAGGTTGGAGGACAACAGTCAACACAAAAatcatgcaaaggctcgtcattTGTCGTACATTCGCCAGAGACGTGATGCCTTCATGAGATTTGAGGCCTTCAGATCCCATAAATATTTACGGACTTTCTTACCACTGGATGGTGGGTTTGGAATTTGTCGCATAACAAAGAAGGTGACACATGATCTACTCAAAAATTTTAGTCGATTACGTGTTCTATCTTTGAGTCACTATGAGATAGTTGAGCTACCAGACCTGATTGGTGACTTGAAGCACCTTCGTTATCTTGATCTGTCTAACACCTCGATCAAAAGCTTGCCTGAATCAATTGCTGCCTTGTACAACCTGCAAACATTGATTTTATACAGTTGTCGTTACCTTATTCAACTACCTAAGCATATGGGGGACCTGTTTAACCTACGATTCCTTGATATCAGAGGATGTAACTTACAGCAATTGCCACCACATATGGGTGGGTTGAAGAATCTGCGGACATTGCCTTCTTTCCTTGTTAGCAAAGATGGTGGATGTGGGATCAGGGAGTTGAAGGATCTGTCAAAGCTAAAAGGGGATCTGTCCATCATTGGGCTGGAAAATGTGGACAAGGACACAGATGCCGAGGATGCAAATTTGAAGGATAAAAAGTACCTcaataaattggaattgcaatggagtaGTGGTCATGATGGTATGATAGATGAAGATGTGCTTGAAGCGCTACAACCTCATTGGAACCTTAAAGAGCTCTCCATTAAGCAATACAGTGGTGCAAAATTTCCAAGGTGGACAGGAGATCCATCATATTCAAATTTAGTCTTTCTCAGTCTTATCAATTGTAGAAACTGCACATACTTGCCACCACTTGGACAACTGCCTTCTCTCAAAAACCTCATTATCGAAGGGATGGATGCTATAAGCAGAGTAGGACCTGAGTTTTATGCTGATAGCTGGCTTTCGATTAAATCTTTTCAGTCCTTGGAAGCTCTCAAGTTCAAGGATTTGCCTGTCTGGGAGGAATGGATTTCACCTGATGTTGGAGAATTCCCTCACCTTCATGAGCTTTGTATAGAGAATTgtccaaaattttcaaaggaGATACCCAGATCTCTTGTCTCCTTGAAAACCCTTGAAATACTTAACTGCAGGGAACTGTCTTGGATTCCGTGCCTTCCTCAGATCCAAAACTTGATCTTAGAAGAATGTGGTCAAGTGATTCTGGAAAGCATAGTTGACCTCACCTCACTAGTGAAACTCCGTCTTTACAAAATTCTAAGCCTCAGGTGTCTGGCCAGTGAGTTTTTCCACAGATTAACTGTACTTCATGATTTGCAGCTTGTTAACTGTGATGAGCTTTTAGTTTTGTCCAACCAATTTGGATTATTACGCAACAGTTCTCTTCGACGATTGGCAATTTGGAAGTGCTCCATCAGTCTTTTATGGCCCGAAGAAGGGCATGCTTTGCCGGACCTACTTGAATGTTTAGAAATAGGTCACTGTGATAACCTTCATAAGCTTCCAGATGGACTGCACAGCCTCAAATCTCTCAACacattgaaaataatcaattgtcCAAGTCTTGCTGCCCTTCCTGAGATTGATGCCTCATCCAGTCTCAGGTATCTTCAAATCCAACAATGTGAGGCTTTGCGGTCCTTACCTGCAGGTTTAACATGCAATAAGAACCTGTCTCTTGAATTCTTTGAGCTTGATGGCTGTTCTTCTCTCATTTCCTTCCCTGATG ATCTCTGGATGTTCACTTAA